A part of Chloroflexota bacterium genomic DNA contains:
- the dnaA gene encoding chromosomal replication initiator protein DnaA, whose protein sequence is MLRSTNWPQVADKLADAIGQHEYSTWFSGSALLSSDSESITIGLPNAFVLAAAQRKHGAEVERVVAAAAGRQLQINYQTLAAGSTNGRTSHPTKPRAQPAPPILRAPYSIDGFVVGPENQLAHAAAQSIADGNNSFSPLFLHGPCGVGKTHLLRAIAAAAGRDRRSLYCTLEQFTNQLVSALRNNSPESLRKRYRSADIVLFDDVYFVAGKRATQEELFHTFDTVAANGGAVVLASDRSPAEMDELPARLRSRFAAGIVVDIQPPGFELRLAFVEHLVKRANVELPTGVRTALASSNIADFRKLTGIFNRLVAESRLRSESITTDQARRLLAHYDDAAHAPVNPDAVIAAVARLCQVEIKLLAGTSRSRSVIEARNLCAFALRQFTDQPLAAIGQYLGGRTHSTILNAIRRADVRISQDRKTRVLFEELEKQFAT, encoded by the coding sequence TTGCTTCGATCCACAAATTGGCCCCAGGTCGCCGACAAGCTCGCCGACGCTATTGGTCAGCATGAGTATTCGACCTGGTTTTCGGGATCGGCGTTGCTCTCCAGTGATTCCGAATCCATCACCATCGGGCTACCCAACGCATTCGTCCTCGCCGCCGCCCAGCGCAAGCATGGTGCCGAGGTCGAGCGCGTCGTAGCGGCGGCCGCCGGCCGACAGTTGCAGATCAATTACCAAACTCTCGCCGCCGGCAGCACCAACGGCCGAACCTCCCACCCAACCAAACCACGCGCCCAGCCCGCGCCGCCAATCCTGCGCGCCCCGTACAGCATAGATGGTTTCGTCGTCGGCCCCGAGAACCAGCTCGCCCACGCCGCCGCCCAATCGATCGCCGACGGCAATAACTCGTTCAGCCCGTTGTTCTTGCACGGACCCTGCGGAGTCGGCAAGACCCACCTCCTGCGCGCCATCGCCGCCGCCGCCGGCCGGGACCGCCGGTCCCTTTACTGCACGCTTGAGCAGTTTACCAACCAGCTGGTGAGCGCGCTGCGCAACAATTCACCCGAATCGCTGCGCAAACGCTATCGATCGGCTGACATCGTGCTTTTCGATGACGTCTACTTCGTAGCCGGCAAGCGGGCCACCCAGGAGGAGTTGTTCCACACCTTCGATACCGTCGCCGCCAACGGCGGCGCGGTGGTGCTGGCCAGCGACCGCAGCCCAGCCGAGATGGATGAGCTCCCCGCCCGTCTGCGCTCCCGATTCGCCGCCGGTATCGTCGTCGACATCCAGCCGCCGGGTTTCGAGTTGCGGCTCGCCTTTGTCGAACACCTGGTCAAGCGGGCCAACGTCGAACTCCCGACCGGCGTCCGCACCGCATTGGCATCATCCAACATCGCCGACTTTCGCAAGCTGACCGGGATTTTCAACCGCCTGGTTGCCGAATCCCGACTGCGCTCCGAGTCGATCACCACGGATCAAGCACGCCGGCTGCTGGCGCATTACGACGATGCCGCCCACGCGCCGGTCAACCCTGACGCGGTGATAGCCGCGGTCGCGCGCCTCTGTCAGGTAGAAATCAAGCTGCTCGCCGGCACCAGTCGCTCCCGCTCGGTCATCGAAGCCCGCAACCTGTGCGCGTTCGCGCTCCGCCAATTTACCGATCAACCATTGGCCGCGATCGGACAGTACCTTGGCGGGCGGACGCACTCAACAATCCTGAACGCCATCCGCCGCGCCGACGTGCGAATCTCCCAGGACCGGAAAACTCGCGTCCTGTTCGAGGAGCTCGAAAAACAGTTCGCAACCTGA
- a CDS encoding RDD family protein — translation MNAEPIEGYEAEDLARLMALLIDFLFAGGTISVVYVMAATLSQIPVIGGGVIFIALTANAVIGIGYWPLFYAVYGASPGKAVMGLRIVDRKTSKPAANETMVIRGLMQAFLSPVFVGAIYWWKYLDSDGLTVHDRVTQTKVLVVTNPADSPLLRMRRDLLAALGIRR, via the coding sequence GTGAACGCGGAACCGATCGAGGGCTACGAGGCCGAGGACCTGGCCCGCCTTATGGCGCTTTTGATCGATTTCCTGTTCGCCGGCGGAACGATCAGCGTGGTCTACGTGATGGCCGCGACGCTGAGCCAGATTCCGGTGATCGGAGGCGGGGTGATATTCATCGCGCTGACGGCGAACGCGGTCATCGGAATCGGATATTGGCCGCTGTTCTACGCGGTGTATGGTGCGAGCCCGGGGAAGGCGGTAATGGGACTGCGGATCGTTGATCGGAAGACCTCTAAACCGGCGGCCAACGAGACGATGGTGATCCGCGGATTGATGCAGGCGTTTCTGTCCCCGGTCTTCGTCGGCGCCATTTACTGGTGGAAGTACCTGGACAGCGATGGATTGACGGTGCACGACCGGGTGACCCAGACCAAGGTCCTGGTGGTGACCAACCCGGCCGACAGCCCCCTGCTGCGGATGCGGCGCGACCTGCTGGCGGCACTGGGGATTCGCCGCTAG
- a CDS encoding molybdopterin molybdotransferase MoeA encodes MDDLLSVEDALGRVLSLARPLGSEEVALEAAAGMVLAEDIRARAPVPPHDNSALDGYALRVADVATAGSASPVRLEVIYEQPAGSSDPRPVGPGQAVRIMTGAPIPVGADAVVGFEDTDRVDWGRAGEQPGGQDRSTVAVLCPAEPGEAIRRAGEDLAPGSTALSAGTVVTPGAVGVAASLGRTRVPVRCKPRVAIVPTGDEVVEIDTEPRAGQIRNNHAWALAALVAQHGGRPQRRPIVADRLDAVRAALLGAAAESDLVLTIGGVSVGDHDLVKHVIGQHHIDFWRIRMKPGKPLAAGRIAGTPVLGLPGNPVSGLVVFELFGRPLLLAMQGRTDHQRPLVRARAIDAIPGDLRRRTYARVLVWQRDGEFQCRPTGAQGSGIMSSLARADALAVIPEGCARVGRGEEVEIQMLNWPGIAAGPGESAAADS; translated from the coding sequence ATGGACGACCTGCTGAGCGTCGAGGACGCACTCGGCCGAGTGCTGTCCCTGGCGCGGCCGCTCGGCTCGGAAGAGGTCGCTTTGGAGGCCGCCGCCGGGATGGTCCTGGCCGAGGACATTCGGGCGCGCGCGCCCGTTCCGCCGCACGACAATTCGGCGCTCGACGGGTACGCCCTGCGCGTAGCCGACGTGGCCACGGCCGGCTCGGCATCCCCGGTCCGGCTGGAGGTCATCTACGAGCAGCCGGCGGGCAGCAGCGACCCGCGTCCGGTCGGCCCCGGACAGGCGGTGCGCATCATGACCGGTGCGCCCATTCCGGTCGGCGCCGACGCCGTGGTCGGGTTCGAGGACACCGACCGGGTCGACTGGGGGCGGGCCGGCGAGCAACCGGGCGGCCAGGACCGCTCCACAGTCGCGGTCCTCTGTCCCGCCGAACCCGGCGAAGCGATCCGCCGGGCCGGTGAGGACCTTGCCCCCGGAAGCACCGCGCTGTCCGCCGGCACGGTTGTCACGCCGGGCGCGGTCGGGGTAGCGGCGTCGCTGGGCCGGACCAGGGTGCCGGTGCGGTGCAAGCCCCGCGTGGCGATAGTCCCGACCGGCGATGAAGTCGTCGAAATCGACACCGAGCCGCGCGCCGGCCAGATCCGCAACAACCACGCCTGGGCCCTGGCAGCGCTCGTCGCCCAGCACGGCGGGCGGCCACAACGGCGGCCGATAGTCGCCGACCGGCTCGACGCCGTCCGCGCCGCCCTGCTCGGGGCGGCGGCCGAATCCGACCTGGTGCTCACGATCGGCGGCGTCTCGGTCGGCGATCACGACCTGGTAAAGCACGTCATCGGCCAGCACCACATCGATTTCTGGCGGATCCGGATGAAACCGGGCAAGCCGTTGGCGGCCGGCCGGATCGCCGGGACCCCGGTGCTGGGCCTGCCTGGCAACCCAGTCTCCGGGCTGGTCGTTTTCGAATTGTTCGGGCGCCCGCTGCTGCTGGCCATGCAAGGGCGCACCGACCATCAGCGACCGCTGGTCCGGGCCCGCGCTATCGACGCCATTCCGGGAGACCTGCGGCGCCGGACCTACGCCCGCGTGCTGGTCTGGCAGCGCGACGGCGAATTCCAATGCCGCCCCACCGGCGCCCAGGGCTCGGGGATCATGTCCTCGCTGGCCCGGGCCGACGCGCTGGCGGTGATCCCCGAGGGTTGCGCTCGGGTTGGGCGCGGCGAAGAAGTCGAGATTCAGATGCTCAACTGGCCGGGCATCGCCGCCGGCCCCGGAGAGTCGGCGGCGGCGGACTCCTAG
- a CDS encoding penicillin-binding protein codes for MNLQPDRSRRPLALALASVAAIGLGLAGAFAVFVAGALVGALLLSAPFVNSIFEDLPDVGAVADFSDELFESTVIYSADGVELGELIDEGRRTLLAPDQIPQLIKDAVVASEDASFYDNPGFDLRAVVRAAWLNLRAQDIVSGFSTITQQVVKNSLLSPEQTLERKLREVVLAYRLSQDLAKDEILALYLNQNNYGNLAYGIAAAADTYFGKSVNELSLAEAAMLVGIPRAPTALNPFADLASATRVQHNVLDLMERNRFVTADDVRDAKAETLVFASPDPDFGPAPHFFRYVAEYLQERYGPDVATQGWRVRTTLRLDVQREVEAVVREHVATLLAGGHNAHNAAVVVLDPGNGDILMMIGSVDFGNEDIDGQVNMALAPRQPGSAFKPFTYATLLEQGQTPATLFYDVPVSIPQFGNDEPYEPGNYDLRFRGPVLMRFALANSLNIPAVKAQQLAGVEATLDTARALGLTVAGGPADYGPALALGSAAVPLLDLASAYGAFGQGGLYRPPNPILEITDSRGIEVSGPQRQAPQPAVDERVAFLITDILSDAVSRQAVFGPNANMLVTGHQAAVKTGTTNDFRDAATAGYSTQLAAAIWVGNADNTPMTDVPGSRGALPIWHAAMEIAHSRLAPEPVPFERPPGLIDVEIDPLSGLLPGPFSPNPISEVFIAGTEPFGSDDLHVPLLIHGPSGKLAGPDAPAAEIEETIAVALPPEAWSWQQEQASDDPLAPAPREYADELDFLRPPAGLILASPPAGAVLSSETAVRGRGAGATLSYGLGRRPSEWLPLPGPGPEESDPDVLGRLPVADLPDGPLMLRARIEFPDGSSDEIVRALVIDRQMPQVQLAVSEPGPLISAGPNRLTALASDNAAVARVDFYVDGLRIASDALAPYSVSWRAFAGPHTLSARAIDTAGNASDSAILSVVAA; via the coding sequence TTGAATCTCCAGCCGGACCGGAGCCGGCGACCCCTGGCGCTGGCGCTGGCGTCGGTCGCGGCGATCGGGCTGGGGCTGGCGGGCGCTTTCGCCGTATTCGTGGCGGGGGCCCTGGTGGGGGCGCTGTTGCTGTCGGCACCCTTCGTCAATTCCATCTTCGAGGACCTGCCGGATGTCGGCGCGGTCGCCGATTTTTCGGATGAACTGTTCGAAAGCACGGTGATCTACTCGGCCGACGGGGTCGAACTAGGCGAACTGATCGACGAAGGCCGCCGCACCCTGCTGGCCCCCGACCAGATCCCGCAGCTGATCAAGGACGCGGTCGTGGCTTCCGAGGACGCCAGCTTCTATGACAACCCGGGGTTCGATCTGCGCGCCGTGGTGCGCGCCGCCTGGCTAAACCTGCGCGCCCAGGACATAGTGTCGGGCTTTTCGACCATTACCCAGCAGGTGGTCAAGAACTCGCTGCTCTCGCCCGAACAGACGTTGGAGCGCAAGCTCCGCGAGGTGGTCCTGGCCTACCGACTCTCCCAGGACCTGGCCAAGGACGAAATCCTGGCCCTGTATCTGAACCAGAACAACTACGGCAACCTCGCCTACGGAATCGCGGCCGCCGCCGATACCTATTTCGGCAAGAGCGTTAACGAACTCAGCCTGGCCGAGGCAGCAATGCTGGTCGGCATACCGCGCGCGCCGACGGCGCTGAACCCCTTCGCCGACCTGGCTTCGGCTACCAGGGTCCAGCACAACGTCCTCGACCTGATGGAGCGCAACCGCTTTGTCACCGCCGACGACGTCCGCGACGCCAAGGCCGAAACCCTGGTGTTTGCGTCGCCGGACCCCGATTTCGGTCCGGCCCCGCACTTCTTCCGCTACGTGGCCGAATACCTGCAGGAGCGATATGGTCCCGACGTGGCCACCCAGGGTTGGCGGGTCAGGACCACGCTGCGGCTCGACGTTCAACGCGAAGTCGAAGCGGTCGTCCGCGAGCACGTCGCCACCCTATTGGCGGGCGGGCACAACGCCCACAATGCCGCGGTGGTGGTGCTCGACCCGGGCAACGGCGACATCCTCATGATGATCGGAAGCGTCGATTTCGGAAACGAAGACATCGACGGCCAGGTAAACATGGCCCTGGCGCCGCGCCAGCCCGGTTCGGCCTTCAAGCCGTTCACCTACGCGACCCTGCTTGAACAGGGCCAGACCCCGGCCACCCTCTTCTACGACGTGCCGGTCTCGATCCCGCAATTCGGAAACGATGAACCCTACGAACCGGGCAATTACGACCTGCGGTTCCGGGGGCCGGTACTGATGCGCTTCGCCCTGGCCAACTCGCTCAACATTCCCGCCGTCAAGGCCCAGCAGCTGGCCGGCGTGGAGGCGACACTGGACACCGCCCGCGCCCTCGGACTGACGGTCGCCGGGGGGCCGGCCGACTACGGGCCGGCGCTCGCGCTCGGCTCGGCAGCGGTTCCGCTGCTTGATCTGGCCAGCGCCTACGGGGCTTTCGGCCAGGGCGGGCTGTACCGTCCGCCGAACCCGATCCTGGAAATAACCGACAGCCGCGGAATCGAAGTCTCGGGGCCACAGCGCCAGGCGCCGCAACCGGCCGTCGACGAACGGGTCGCCTTCCTGATTACCGACATCCTGTCGGACGCCGTATCCCGCCAGGCGGTTTTTGGACCGAACGCAAACATGCTCGTCACCGGGCACCAGGCTGCGGTCAAGACCGGGACCACCAACGATTTCCGCGATGCCGCCACCGCCGGTTATTCGACCCAGCTCGCCGCCGCGATCTGGGTGGGCAATGCCGACAACACCCCGATGACCGACGTTCCCGGCTCGCGGGGGGCATTGCCGATCTGGCACGCGGCCATGGAAATCGCCCACTCTCGGCTGGCCCCCGAGCCGGTACCCTTCGAGCGCCCGCCGGGTCTGATCGACGTTGAGATCGACCCCCTTTCCGGCCTGCTCCCGGGCCCTTTTTCGCCGAACCCGATCAGCGAGGTTTTCATTGCCGGAACCGAGCCTTTCGGCAGCGACGACCTGCATGTGCCGCTGTTGATCCACGGGCCATCCGGCAAACTCGCCGGCCCCGACGCCCCTGCCGCCGAAATCGAAGAAACGATAGCGGTCGCGCTGCCACCCGAAGCCTGGTCGTGGCAGCAGGAACAGGCCAGCGACGATCCGCTCGCGCCGGCACCGCGCGAATACGCTGACGAGCTTGATTTCCTGCGCCCGCCGGCGGGCCTGATCCTGGCCTCCCCGCCGGCCGGGGCGGTGCTCTCCAGCGAGACCGCGGTGCGCGGCCGCGGTGCCGGCGCGACCCTGAGCTACGGACTCGGTCGCCGGCCGTCGGAGTGGCTGCCCCTCCCGGGGCCGGGGCCGGAGGAATCCGACCCGGACGTCCTGGGGCGGTTGCCGGTCGCTGACCTCCCCGACGGCCCCCTCATGCTGCGGGCCCGGATCGAATTCCCCGACGGCAGCAGCGACGAAATCGTGCGCGCGCTGGTCATCGACCGCCAAATGCCGCAAGTCCAATTGGCGGTGTCTGAGCCCGGGCCGCTGATTTCGGCCGGCCCCAATCGGCTGACCGCCCTGGCCAGCGATAACGCCGCGGTCGCGCGGGTCGACTTCTATGTCGACGGGCTGCGCATCGCCAGCGACGCGCTGGCGCCCTACAGCGTCAGCTGGCGAGCTTTCGCCGGCCCGCACACCCTCTCGGCGCGGGCCATCGACACCGCCGGCAATGCGTCCGACTCGGCCATCCTGAGCGTGGTGGCCGCCTGA
- a CDS encoding sulfite oxidase-like oxidoreductase, producing the protein MRVQSPKGAKIDPSNNLVIGPAADYREGGYLDLFGTKSRAERRAAQLAAYGDRVPPGQHLVDNWPVLTYGPTPDIPISAWQLSVQGLVEEELTFDAEQFKSLGYETFHADFHCVTRFSMMDNDWSGVPVKRLMERVNLLPEASAIMLHCYGGYTTNLLLEDFDRPENIFAFERNGEPIDRDHGAPVRLIVPHLYAWKSAKWLAAIEFIAADRPGFWELNGYHMRGDPFAEERFG; encoded by the coding sequence ATGCGGGTTCAGTCGCCGAAGGGGGCAAAAATTGATCCATCAAATAACCTAGTAATTGGGCCCGCTGCTGATTATCGGGAGGGCGGTTACTTGGACTTGTTCGGCACCAAGTCGCGGGCGGAGCGCCGCGCCGCGCAATTGGCTGCCTACGGCGATCGCGTCCCGCCCGGACAGCACCTGGTCGACAACTGGCCGGTCCTTACCTACGGCCCCACGCCGGACATTCCAATCAGCGCCTGGCAACTAAGCGTCCAGGGCCTGGTGGAAGAGGAATTGACCTTCGACGCCGAGCAGTTCAAGTCACTTGGATACGAGACCTTCCACGCCGATTTCCACTGTGTGACCAGGTTCTCGATGATGGACAACGACTGGTCGGGGGTTCCGGTGAAGCGGCTCATGGAGCGGGTAAATCTGCTGCCGGAAGCCAGTGCGATCATGCTGCACTGCTACGGCGGTTACACCACCAACCTGCTGCTCGAGGACTTCGACCGGCCCGAGAACATATTCGCGTTCGAGCGCAACGGCGAGCCGATCGACCGTGATCACGGGGCGCCGGTGCGGTTGATCGTACCCCATCTGTACGCCTGGAAGAGCGCCAAGTGGCTGGCCGCGATCGAGTTCATCGCCGCCGACCGGCCCGGTTTTTGGGAACTGAACGGCTACCACATGCGCGGCGACCCGTTTGCCGAGGAGCGGTTTGGCTAG
- a CDS encoding RDD family protein, whose product MVASKGRRLGAFLIDSVLLSIATGLLAVVLFVLAYGADSDEASVAIFLIGGLLVLVLVFAYKFILELTPWRATFGKKILGIRIVAADGSEAGAGAIIGRELLYVVFSSISIVNLIFYIMLAVDDDARGWHDHLASTKVVMG is encoded by the coding sequence ATGGTTGCATCGAAGGGCCGACGGCTGGGCGCGTTCTTGATCGACTCCGTGCTGCTGTCGATTGCCACCGGCCTGTTGGCGGTCGTTTTGTTCGTGTTGGCCTACGGCGCCGACAGCGACGAGGCCTCGGTGGCGATTTTCCTGATCGGCGGACTGTTGGTGCTGGTGCTGGTTTTCGCCTACAAGTTCATCCTGGAACTGACGCCGTGGCGGGCCACCTTCGGGAAGAAGATCCTGGGCATCCGGATCGTGGCGGCCGACGGGTCGGAAGCCGGCGCCGGCGCCATCATCGGGCGCGAACTGCTCTACGTAGTGTTCAGCTCGATTTCAATCGTTAATCTGATCTTCTACATCATGCTGGCGGTCGACGACGATGCCCGCGGCTGGCACGACCATCTGGCCTCGACCAAGGTGGTGATGGGCTAG
- a CDS encoding NAD(P)H-dependent oxidoreductase subunit E — translation MIDSPAPASDRLQTLRTRLAPLKEDPGSVMEALYVAQELFGYVSPESIEVIAEELGYPEAHVFGVVTFYTMFYTEPQAGSIVRVCRDLSCHIAGAPGIAAAIEARAGIRNGQSTADGKLKLELVSCLGQCDRQPALLVGLDVHGPIDEAGAVRLVDQILGTE, via the coding sequence ATGATCGATTCGCCCGCGCCCGCCAGCGACCGTCTGCAGACCCTGCGGACTCGCTTGGCGCCGCTCAAAGAAGACCCGGGTTCGGTGATGGAGGCCCTGTACGTGGCCCAGGAACTCTTCGGGTACGTGAGCCCCGAATCGATCGAAGTGATAGCCGAGGAACTCGGCTATCCCGAGGCCCACGTCTTTGGGGTCGTCACGTTCTACACGATGTTCTATACCGAACCGCAGGCCGGCAGCATCGTGCGGGTGTGCCGGGACCTCTCCTGCCACATCGCCGGAGCGCCCGGGATTGCGGCCGCAATCGAGGCGCGGGCCGGGATCCGCAACGGCCAGAGCACTGCGGACGGCAAGTTGAAGCTGGAGCTCGTCTCCTGCCTGGGCCAGTGCGACCGCCAGCCGGCGCTGCTGGTCGGGCTGGACGTGCACGGCCCGATCGACGAGGCCGGCGCGGTCCGGCTCGTCGATCAGATCCTGGGCACCGAATAG
- a CDS encoding bifunctional folylpolyglutamate synthase/dihydrofolate synthase codes for MRALLRAAGNPQLQYPVIQVAGTSGKGSTAQLIGSLLKACGLKVGLHQTPYLQSPTEKLVLGEKLASAEEFAASTDWLFTAAEKMCQRDPGFELRYGSAWVTLTFGHFARAEPDFLVLECGAGARYDLTNVTEPEVSVITRVGLDHQATLGGSVAEIAWHKAGIARAGRPLVTIAQGEQIDAAIDDECARVGARLKRLREGTDWVVNRGGGRTSFTYRGKTLRLGPVELGDGAWQAENAALACGAVEEILAGVSVPDIDAMARSLARTRLQGRLELASKRPLVILDGAHNPQKSAALARTLPGIVGRRKLVAVLGVMGYKKAKEVLEPIAAAADEVVFTQADVYVKRAYPARDLMELVGVENARAIADPNEALRSAIGMAGPHGAVCVTGSLYLVGRVRERWWPTDRIVSQRTPWPD; via the coding sequence ATGCGCGCGCTGTTGAGAGCTGCCGGCAACCCGCAGCTGCAATACCCGGTGATCCAGGTGGCGGGCACCTCCGGAAAGGGTTCGACGGCGCAGCTGATCGGATCGCTGCTGAAGGCTTGCGGTCTCAAGGTGGGTCTTCACCAGACGCCGTACCTACAGTCCCCCACCGAAAAACTGGTGCTCGGCGAAAAACTGGCCTCGGCGGAGGAATTTGCCGCCTCGACCGACTGGCTGTTTACCGCCGCCGAGAAGATGTGCCAGCGCGACCCGGGATTCGAATTACGTTACGGGTCGGCCTGGGTCACCCTGACCTTCGGGCACTTCGCACGGGCAGAACCCGACTTTCTCGTGCTCGAGTGTGGCGCCGGCGCCCGCTATGACCTGACCAACGTCACCGAACCGGAAGTCAGCGTGATCACCAGGGTCGGACTGGATCACCAGGCAACGCTTGGCGGAAGCGTTGCCGAAATCGCCTGGCACAAGGCCGGTATTGCCCGGGCCGGCAGACCGCTGGTGACCATTGCCCAGGGAGAACAAATCGATGCCGCGATCGATGATGAGTGCGCCCGGGTCGGCGCCCGGTTGAAGCGGTTGCGTGAAGGTACTGACTGGGTGGTCAACCGCGGCGGCGGCCGAACCAGCTTCACATACCGCGGCAAGACGCTGAGATTGGGACCGGTCGAGCTGGGGGACGGCGCTTGGCAGGCCGAGAATGCGGCGCTGGCCTGCGGAGCGGTGGAGGAAATACTGGCCGGGGTGTCGGTTCCTGACATTGACGCGATGGCCCGCTCGCTGGCCCGGACGCGCCTGCAGGGCCGCCTGGAGCTGGCGTCGAAAAGGCCGCTGGTGATCCTCGACGGGGCGCATAACCCTCAGAAATCGGCAGCACTGGCCAGGACCCTGCCGGGAATCGTTGGGCGGCGCAAGCTGGTGGCGGTGCTAGGGGTGATGGGTTACAAGAAAGCCAAGGAAGTTCTTGAGCCGATCGCCGCCGCCGCCGATGAGGTCGTTTTCACCCAGGCCGACGTTTACGTCAAACGCGCTTATCCGGCGCGGGATCTCATGGAATTGGTCGGGGTGGAAAACGCGCGGGCGATCGCCGATCCAAATGAAGCGCTACGGTCGGCAATCGGGATGGCCGGACCGCACGGCGCGGTTTGTGTTACCGGTTCGTTATATCTCGTCGGCCGGGTGCGCGAGCGCTGGTGGCCGACCGACCGGATCGTCAGCCAGCGAACGCCGTGGCCCGACTAA
- a CDS encoding alpha/beta hydrolase — MDQFLPPSATEPAYRVDAYPPDLPGLPWVVYRRVGDRLLRLWFRYPEKAADRAHPAVLFFFGGGYRIGTPTQFDYQARALAAAGVVGILADYRVASRDGVTPADCVEDARAAFALVRTSAERLGLDAARIAAAGGSAGGHLAAGLSTFARPQSGPGPSALALYNPLLVTAPLPGIFELDPERVEFFEKAIGWPAKSISAAHHLGPDLPPTLIMHGEDDALIPCASASAFDRLAGRLGLDCRLITYPGADHGFFNAGASQGNSRLRDTTRELLRFLGRIGWIEAETAV; from the coding sequence ATGGATCAATTTTTGCCCCCTTCGGCGACTGAACCCGCATACCGGGTTGACGCCTACCCGCCCGATCTGCCGGGGCTGCCGTGGGTGGTCTACCGGCGTGTCGGCGACAGGCTGCTGCGGCTTTGGTTCCGCTATCCGGAAAAGGCCGCGGACCGGGCCCATCCGGCGGTCCTGTTCTTTTTCGGGGGCGGGTACAGGATCGGCACGCCGACCCAGTTCGACTATCAGGCGCGGGCCCTGGCCGCGGCGGGCGTGGTTGGAATCTTGGCCGATTACCGCGTCGCCAGCCGCGACGGCGTCACCCCGGCCGACTGCGTCGAAGATGCGCGGGCGGCGTTCGCGCTGGTGCGCACCAGCGCGGAGCGGCTGGGCCTGGATGCGGCCCGAATCGCGGCCGCGGGAGGCTCGGCCGGCGGACACCTGGCGGCCGGTCTGTCGACGTTTGCCCGCCCCCAATCCGGCCCGGGGCCCAGTGCCCTGGCACTGTACAACCCCCTGCTGGTCACGGCGCCGCTGCCCGGGATCTTCGAGCTGGACCCGGAACGGGTGGAGTTTTTCGAAAAGGCGATAGGGTGGCCGGCAAAGTCGATTTCGGCAGCCCACCATCTCGGCCCGGACCTGCCGCCGACCCTGATCATGCACGGGGAGGACGACGCCCTGATTCCCTGCGCGTCGGCGTCGGCGTTCGACCGATTGGCCGGCCGGCTCGGCCTGGACTGTCGGCTGATCACCTACCCGGGGGCCGATCACGGCTTCTTCAATGCCGGCGCCAGTCAGGGCAACTCGCGCCTGCGCGATACGACCCGGGAACTACTCCGGTTCCTTGGCCGGATCGGCTGGATCGAAGCAGAGACCGCCGTTTAG
- the dcd gene encoding dCTP deaminase: MAERPCDLGHFGGVQSRRTRSPAPLRTAARSTRRRPPAAAAAQRRTGDQGARTSFLRRRVRGGSGLTDKPLPLPAVSDEELNRRLLSPDKSEDLAIVPLGSSRVTGSAIDVRLGTRFVSMRRTATAAIDLIDSDPTGVARLLEERQLAFGESYNLHPGELILAATLEYIALPGDLAATVASRSSYGRVGLVIATAPYVHPHYRGCLTLELANLGSTPLILYAGLPVAQLSFMRANAAVFRPSRYNLATGPLFPTAASDDRAHLRQIKRSFQQRSRLVD; this comes from the coding sequence ATGGCCGAGCGCCCGTGCGATCTTGGCCACTTCGGCGGTGTTCAATCACGTCGGACTCGATCGCCTGCGCCGCTTCGTACGGCTGCCCGGTCCACCCGGCGCCGACCGCCTGCTGCTGCGGCAGCGCAAAGACGAACTGGTGACCAAGGCGCTCGAACTTCTTTCCTTCGGCGCCGCGTTCGAGGGGGCTCCGGTTTGACCGATAAACCGCTGCCGCTGCCGGCGGTCTCCGACGAGGAGCTCAATCGCCGTCTGCTCAGCCCCGACAAGTCCGAAGACCTCGCGATCGTGCCACTCGGCTCCTCACGGGTGACCGGTTCGGCAATTGACGTACGCCTGGGTACCCGGTTCGTCAGCATGCGGCGCACTGCCACCGCCGCCATCGACCTGATCGACTCCGATCCGACCGGGGTGGCACGTTTGCTCGAAGAGCGCCAGCTCGCCTTTGGCGAGAGCTATAACCTGCACCCCGGCGAACTCATCCTGGCCGCGACCCTCGAATACATCGCCCTGCCGGGCGACCTGGCCGCCACGGTGGCCTCGCGATCCTCCTACGGCCGGGTCGGCCTGGTGATCGCCACCGCTCCATACGTCCATCCACACTACCGCGGTTGCCTGACCCTTGAGTTGGCCAACCTGGGCAGCACTCCGCTGATCCTTTACGCGGGCCTCCCTGTCGCCCAGCTCTCCTTCATGCGCGCCAACGCCGCCGTTTTCCGACCATCCCGCTATAACCTGGCCACCGGCCCGCTCTTCCCCACCGCCGCTTCCGACGACCGAGCACACCTACGCCAGATCAAGCGCTCCTTCCAGCAACGGTCCCGGTTGGTCGATTGA